In a single window of the Buchnera aphidicola (Aphis gossypii) genome:
- the rpsH gene encoding 30S ribosomal protein S8: protein MSVQDPVADMLTRIRNGQSANKYSVKMPASKLKNSIIKLLKQEGYINNYNINGENKLELEVILKYFKGKSVIEKIQRVSRPSLRIYKKKNNLPKVMSGLGIAIISTSHGIMTDHTARKLGLGGEVICYVA, encoded by the coding sequence ATGAGTGTTCAAGATCCAGTAGCTGATATGTTGACACGTATTAGAAATGGTCAATCAGCTAATAAATATTCTGTTAAGATGCCTGCTTCTAAATTAAAAAATTCTATAATAAAATTGTTAAAACAAGAAGGTTATATTAATAATTATAATATAAATGGTGAAAATAAATTAGAATTAGAAGTTATTTTAAAATATTTTAAAGGAAAATCTGTAATAGAAAAAATTCAAAGAGTAAGTCGACCAAGCTTACGAATATATAAAAAAAAGAATAATTTACCTAAAGTTATGTCTGGATTAGGCATTGCTATAATTTCAACTTCTCATGGTATTATGACAGATCACACCGCACGTAAACTTGGTCTTGGTGGCGAA
- the rpsN gene encoding 30S ribosomal protein S14, with translation MAKQSMKAREIKRIKLANKFYAQRISLKTIIKNMKLSKEERWEAVLKLQVFPRDSSPSRQRNRCRQTGRPHAFLRKFGLSRIKVREAAMKGEIPGLKKASW, from the coding sequence ATGGCTAAACAATCAATGAAAGCACGTGAAATTAAACGTATAAAATTAGCTAATAAATTTTATGCTCAACGTATTTCGCTCAAAACTATTATTAAAAATATGAAACTTTCAAAAGAAGAGCGTTGGGAAGCTGTACTTAAACTTCAAGTGTTCCCACGTGATTCTAGTCCATCACGACAAAGAAATAGATGTCGTCAAACAGGTCGTCCACATGCTTTTTTGAGAAAATTCGGTCTTAGTCGTATTAAAGTTAGAGAAGCTGCTATGAAAGGCGAAATTCCTGGTTTAAAAAAAGCAAGTTGGTAA
- the rplE gene encoding 50S ribosomal protein L5, translating into MVELHSYYKTKIVKKLMITLNYSSIMQVPKIDKIILNMGVGSAASDKKNLDNAVLDLTAISGQKPIITKARKSVAGFKIRKGYPIGCKVTLRGKRKWDFLTRLISIAIPRIRDFRGLSMNSFDGRGNYSLGIREQIIFPEIHYDKIDRVRGLDVTIATTAKSNNEGHLLLSAFNFPFRK; encoded by the coding sequence ATGGTTGAATTACATAGTTATTATAAAACCAAAATAGTTAAAAAGCTTATGATAACGTTAAATTATAGTTCTATTATGCAAGTACCTAAAATCGATAAAATTATTTTAAATATGGGTGTTGGATCGGCAGCTTCTGATAAAAAAAATTTAGATAATGCTGTTTTAGATTTAACTGCAATATCTGGACAAAAACCAATAATTACCAAAGCAAGAAAATCTGTAGCTGGTTTTAAAATTAGAAAAGGTTATCCTATTGGTTGCAAAGTAACGTTACGCGGAAAAAGAAAATGGGATTTTTTAACACGCTTAATTAGTATTGCAATTCCTCGTATTAGAGATTTTAGAGGTTTATCAATGAACTCCTTTGACGGTCGAGGAAATTATAGTTTGGGAATACGAGAACAAATTATTTTTCCTGAAATTCATTATGATAAAATCGATCGTGTTCGTGGTTTAGATGTAACTATTGCTACTACTGCAAAATCAAATAATGAAGGTCATTTATTGTTATCTGCTTTTAATTTTCCTTTCCGTAAGTAA
- the rplX gene encoding 50S ribosomal protein L24 has translation MAFKFRQNDEVIILTGKEKGKKSFIKNILSSNKVIVQGLNLVKKHQKPIPSQNKNGGIIEKEAPIHISNIAILNPESKKSDRVGFRFEEGKKVRFFKSNGNTIKK, from the coding sequence ATGGCATTCAAATTTCGTCAAAATGATGAAGTAATAATTTTAACAGGAAAAGAAAAAGGGAAAAAAAGTTTTATTAAAAATATTTTATCATCTAATAAAGTAATTGTTCAAGGTTTAAATTTAGTTAAAAAACATCAAAAACCCATTCCTTCTCAAAATAAAAACGGTGGTATTATTGAAAAAGAAGCTCCTATACATATTTCCAATATCGCTATTTTAAACCCAGAATCTAAAAAATCAGATCGTGTTGGTTTCAGATTTGAAGAAGGTAAAAAAGTACGTTTTTTTAAATCAAATGGTAATACAATTAAAAAATAG
- the rplN gene encoding 50S ribosomal protein L14 codes for MIQEQTILNVADNSGARSAMCIKVLGGSRRRYAKIGDIIKITVKEAIPRGKVKKGEVLKAVVVRTKKGVRRSDGSTVRFDRNSCVILNNNEQPIGTRIFGPVTRELRNEKFMKIISLAPEVL; via the coding sequence ATGATTCAAGAACAAACTATTTTAAATGTAGCTGATAACTCTGGTGCGCGTTCAGCTATGTGTATCAAAGTATTAGGTGGATCTCGTCGTCGTTATGCTAAAATTGGTGATATAATTAAAATTACAGTAAAAGAAGCTATACCAAGAGGGAAAGTAAAAAAAGGAGAAGTTTTAAAAGCAGTAGTTGTTAGAACAAAGAAAGGGGTAAGAAGATCTGATGGTTCTACTGTACGTTTTGATCGAAATTCTTGTGTTATATTAAATAATAATGAACAACCTATAGGAACTCGTATTTTTGGACCTGTCACTCGAGAATTAAGAAATGAAAAATTTATGAAAATTATTTCATTAGCTCCTGAGGTCTTATAA
- the rpsQ gene encoding 30S ribosomal protein S17 codes for MMEKIRTLQGRVTSNKMNKSVVVSIKRFVKHPIYKKFIKKTTKLHIHDEKNECSVGDLIEVRESRPISKTKSWILVRIVEKTIF; via the coding sequence ATAATGGAAAAAATTCGTACCTTACAAGGTCGTGTTACGAGTAATAAAATGAATAAGTCAGTTGTTGTATCAATTAAGCGTTTTGTGAAGCATCCAATTTATAAAAAGTTTATAAAAAAAACGACAAAACTACATATTCATGATGAAAAAAATGAATGTTCTGTGGGCGATTTAATAGAAGTTAGAGAATCTAGGCCAATTTCCAAAACTAAATCTTGGATATTAGTTCGTATTGTTGAAAAAACTATTTTTTAA
- the rpmC gene encoding 50S ribosomal protein L29 — MKGLLKFRKKNFPDLNIELLQLLREQFNLRMQSASGKLKQPHLLRKVRRNIAQVKTILTEKERLK; from the coding sequence ATGAAAGGATTATTAAAATTTCGTAAAAAAAACTTTCCAGACCTTAATATAGAACTTTTACAATTATTAAGAGAACAATTTAATCTTCGTATGCAATCTGCATCAGGTAAACTAAAGCAGCCACATTTATTACGAAAAGTGAGAAGAAATATTGCACAAGTAAAAACAATACTAACTGAAAAGGAGCGCCTTAAATAA
- the rplP gene encoding 50S ribosomal protein L16 gives MLQPKRTKFRKMHKGRNRGLAIGTDINFGIFGLKAVDRGRLTARQIESARRAITRFIKRQGKVWIRIFPDKPITQKPLEVRMGKGKGNVEYWVALVQPGKILYELDGVSEEESRIAFKLAASKLPIKTTFVTKTVM, from the coding sequence ATGTTGCAACCAAAACGTACGAAATTTCGTAAAATGCATAAAGGGCGGAATCGTGGACTTGCAATTGGTACTGATATTAACTTTGGTATTTTTGGATTAAAAGCAGTGGATCGAGGACGTTTAACTGCTCGGCAAATTGAATCTGCGCGAAGAGCTATAACACGATTTATTAAAAGACAAGGTAAAGTTTGGATACGTATTTTTCCTGATAAACCGATCACACAAAAACCATTAGAGGTTAGAATGGGAAAAGGAAAAGGTAATGTTGAATATTGGGTTGCTTTAGTACAACCTGGTAAAATACTTTATGAATTAGATGGTGTATCTGAAGAAGAGTCTCGTATAGCATTTAAGTTAGCCGCATCAAAATTGCCTATTAAAACTACTTTTGTAACTAAAACGGTGATGTAA
- the rpsC gene encoding 30S ribosomal protein S3 → MGQKVHPNGMRLGIIKKWNSVWFSNTKEFADHIDSDYKVRQFLMKELIKASVSRVIIERPAKSIRVTIYTARPGIVIGKKGEDVEKLRVVIAKITGVPAQINISEVRKPELDAKLVSDSITSQLERRVMFRRAMKRSVQNAMRQGAKGIKVEVSGRLGGAEIARREWYREGRVPLHTLRANIDYSVSEAHTTYGVIGVKVWIFKGEILGGMSAIEKLEKKPSVQSKKQNRKNRK, encoded by the coding sequence ATGGGTCAAAAAGTGCATCCTAATGGTATGAGATTGGGTATCATTAAAAAATGGAACTCTGTATGGTTTTCAAATACTAAAGAGTTTGCAGATCATATAGATAGCGATTATAAAGTTCGTCAATTCTTAATGAAAGAACTGATAAAAGCATCAGTATCCCGTGTTATTATTGAGAGACCCGCTAAAAGTATTCGTGTAACTATTTATACAGCTAGACCAGGTATCGTAATAGGAAAAAAAGGTGAAGATGTTGAGAAATTAAGAGTTGTTATTGCAAAAATCACTGGTGTTCCAGCTCAAATCAATATTTCTGAAGTTAGAAAACCTGAATTAGATGCAAAGCTTGTTTCAGATAGTATCACTTCTCAATTAGAACGAAGAGTGATGTTTCGAAGAGCTATGAAAAGATCAGTGCAAAATGCAATGAGACAAGGAGCAAAGGGTATTAAAGTAGAAGTAAGCGGTAGATTAGGTGGCGCTGAAATAGCTAGAAGAGAATGGTATAGAGAGGGTAGAGTTCCGCTGCATACTCTACGTGCTAATATTGACTATAGTGTTTCAGAAGCTCATACGACATATGGTGTAATAGGTGTAAAAGTGTGGATTTTTAAAGGGGAAATACTAGGTGGTATGTCAGCTATTGAGAAATTAGAAAAAAAACCATCTGTTCAATCGAAAAAGCAGAATCGTAAAAATCGCAAGTAG
- the rplV gene encoding 50S ribosomal protein L22, whose product METLAQCRKVRSSAQKIRLIADLIRGKKVPIALNILNFNNKKAAVLVKKVLESAIANAEHNNGVDIDRLKVKNIFVDEGSTMKRMMPRAKGRADRILKRTSHITVIVADF is encoded by the coding sequence ATGGAAACTTTAGCTCAATGTCGAAAAGTTCGATCTTCCGCTCAAAAAATTCGCTTAATAGCAGATTTAATTCGTGGCAAGAAAGTGCCAATAGCATTAAATATATTAAATTTTAATAATAAAAAAGCCGCAGTTTTAGTTAAAAAGGTATTAGAATCAGCTATAGCAAATGCAGAGCATAATAATGGCGTTGATATAGATCGATTAAAAGTTAAAAATATATTTGTAGATGAAGGTTCTACAATGAAGCGAATGATGCCTCGTGCTAAAGGGCGTGCAGATCGTATTTTAAAACGAACTAGTCATATAACTGTCATTGTTGCTGATTTTTAA
- the rpsS gene encoding 30S ribosomal protein S19: MPRSLKKGPFIDISLLKKVEQAVKLNDKKPLKTWSRRSTVFPNMVGLTISIHNGRNHIPVFITEEMVGHKLGEFSLTRTYRGHTADKKVKKR; encoded by the coding sequence ATGCCACGTTCCTTAAAAAAAGGCCCTTTTATTGATATTAGTTTATTAAAAAAAGTAGAACAAGCAGTAAAGTTAAATGATAAAAAACCTTTAAAAACATGGTCTAGACGTTCAACAGTATTCCCGAATATGGTTGGTTTAACAATATCTATTCATAACGGCCGAAATCATATTCCGGTTTTTATTACTGAAGAAATGGTTGGACATAAATTAGGTGAATTTTCTTTAACTCGTACTTACAGAGGACATACTGCAGATAAAAAAGTAAAAAAACGTTAG
- the rplB gene encoding 50S ribosomal protein L2, whose amino-acid sequence MAIVKCKPTSPGRRHVIKVVNKELYKGRPHSSLITKKGKTGGRNNNGRITTRHIGGGHKRAYRVIDFKRNKDNIDAVIERFEYDPNRSSNIALILYKDGKRSYILAPKDLKIGDTVISGQNVPIKTGNSLPIKNIPIGSFIHNVEMKPGKGGQIARSAGSYVQLVARDQDYATLRLRSGEMRKTESNCRATIGQVGNAEHMLKVLGKAGAARWVGIRPTVRGTAMNPVDHPHGGGEGRNFGKHPVTPWGIQTKGKKTRRNKRTEKFILRHRHK is encoded by the coding sequence ATGGCAATTGTTAAATGTAAGCCGACATCCCCAGGTCGACGTCATGTTATTAAAGTTGTCAATAAGGAATTATATAAAGGGAGGCCACATTCTTCACTTATTACCAAAAAAGGTAAAACTGGAGGACGAAATAATAATGGTAGAATTACAACCCGACATATTGGTGGGGGACATAAACGTGCATATCGTGTTATAGATTTTAAAAGAAATAAAGATAACATAGATGCTGTAATAGAAAGATTTGAATATGATCCTAATCGCTCTTCTAATATTGCTTTAATATTATATAAAGATGGAAAACGAAGTTATATTTTAGCTCCTAAAGACTTAAAGATAGGTGATACTGTTATCTCTGGACAAAATGTTCCTATTAAAACAGGAAATAGCTTGCCAATTAAAAACATTCCTATTGGTTCTTTTATTCATAATGTAGAAATGAAACCAGGAAAAGGTGGTCAAATTGCTCGATCTGCGGGAAGCTATGTACAATTAGTAGCGCGTGATCAAGATTATGCTACTTTAAGATTAAGATCAGGTGAAATGAGAAAAACTGAATCTAATTGTAGAGCTACAATTGGTCAAGTAGGAAATGCAGAACATATGTTAAAAGTGCTAGGTAAAGCTGGTGCTGCACGCTGGGTCGGAATTCGACCGACTGTACGTGGTACTGCTATGAATCCGGTTGACCATCCTCATGGAGGTGGTGAAGGAAGAAATTTTGGAAAACATCCAGTGACTCCTTGGGGCATTCAAACAAAAGGGAAAAAAACTCGAAGAAATAAACGTACTGAAAAATTTATCTTACGTCATCGTCATAAATAA
- the rplW gene encoding 50S ribosomal protein L23, translating into MISEERLLKILLSPHISEKSSILMEKFNTVVLKVLKSSTKYEIKSAVEKLFNIQVDSVKTLRVQGKRKRHSNRVVFRKDWKKAYIKVKKGQNLDFISNIE; encoded by the coding sequence ATGATTTCTGAAGAGCGTTTGTTAAAAATACTACTCTCTCCGCATATTTCTGAAAAATCATCTATATTAATGGAAAAGTTTAATACTGTTGTTTTAAAAGTTTTAAAAAGTTCGACTAAATATGAAATTAAATCTGCAGTAGAAAAATTATTTAATATACAGGTAGATAGTGTAAAAACATTGCGTGTTCAAGGAAAAAGAAAGCGCCACTCTAACCGTGTTGTTTTTCGTAAAGATTGGAAAAAAGCATATATTAAAGTCAAGAAAGGTCAAAATTTAGATTTTATAAGTAATATAGAGTAG
- the rplD gene encoding 50S ribosomal protein L4, with protein sequence MELVVKDVQSLLSVSEIIFARDFNEALIHQVVVAYSASTRQGTRAQKSRADVSGSGRKPWRQKGTGRARAGSFRSPIWRSGGVTFAAKPQEHSQKINKKMYRGALKSIFSELIRQKRLIIFQNFSLILPKTKLLVEKLKKINLKNVLIITSTLDNNLFLASRNLYAVDVRDVHSIDPVSLIAFDHILITVEALKKVEEILS encoded by the coding sequence ATGGAATTAGTAGTTAAAGACGTGCAAAGCCTTCTTAGTGTTTCTGAAATCATTTTTGCTCGAGATTTTAATGAAGCTCTAATTCATCAAGTGGTTGTTGCTTATTCAGCGTCTACTCGTCAAGGTACGAGAGCACAAAAAAGTCGTGCTGATGTTTCTGGTTCAGGTAGAAAACCATGGCGTCAAAAAGGAACTGGACGTGCTCGTGCAGGTTCTTTTAGAAGTCCTATTTGGCGTTCAGGAGGAGTAACATTTGCCGCAAAACCTCAAGAACATTCTCAAAAAATTAATAAAAAAATGTACCGTGGCGCATTAAAAAGTATTTTTTCTGAATTAATACGTCAAAAACGATTAATTATTTTTCAAAATTTTTCTTTAATTTTACCTAAAACAAAACTTTTAGTTGAAAAATTAAAAAAAATAAATTTAAAAAATGTTCTGATTATTACAAGTACATTAGATAATAATCTCTTCCTTGCTTCTAGAAATTTATATGCAGTTGATGTAAGAGATGTACATTCTATAGATCCAGTAAGCCTGATTGCTTTTGATCATATCTTAATCACTGTTGAAGCTTTGAAAAAAGTAGAGGAAATACTTTCATGA
- the rplC gene encoding 50S ribosomal protein L3, with protein sequence MIGLIGKKLGMTRIFTKEGHSVPVTVIEFKEHRITQIKNIVTDGYFAIQVTTGIKKLNRLNKPQSGHFLKAGVAPGDGLWEFKTNANENFKLGQVIKVNIFNDIKKVDVIGASKGKGFSGTVKRWNFRTQDATHGNSLSHRVPGSIGQNQTPGRVFKGKKMAGQLGNKRVTVQNLNIIRIDLNRNLLLVKGAVPGSTGSDLIVKPAIKI encoded by the coding sequence ATGATTGGTTTAATTGGTAAAAAACTTGGTATGACTCGTATTTTTACCAAGGAAGGACATTCAGTTCCTGTTACTGTAATTGAGTTTAAGGAACATCGAATAACACAGATAAAAAATATAGTAACTGATGGGTATTTTGCTATTCAAGTTACCACAGGTATAAAAAAATTAAATAGACTTAATAAACCTCAATCAGGTCATTTTTTAAAAGCCGGTGTTGCTCCTGGAGATGGTTTATGGGAATTTAAAACAAATGCAAATGAAAATTTTAAATTAGGTCAAGTTATTAAAGTTAATATTTTTAATGATATTAAAAAAGTAGATGTTATAGGTGCATCTAAAGGTAAAGGTTTCTCTGGTACTGTCAAACGTTGGAATTTTCGCACTCAAGATGCCACGCATGGAAATTCATTGTCTCATAGAGTTCCAGGTTCCATTGGTCAAAACCAAACCCCTGGAAGAGTATTTAAAGGAAAAAAAATGGCGGGACAATTGGGAAATAAACGTGTTACAGTGCAAAATTTAAATATAATACGCATTGATTTAAATCGTAATTTACTTTTAGTAAAAGGTGCTGTACCAGGATCTACAGGTAGTGATCTTATTGTTAAACCAGCTATTAAGATTTGA
- the rpsJ gene encoding 30S ribosomal protein S10 — MQNQRIRIRLKAFDHRLIDQSTTEIVETAKRTGAQVRGPIPLPTRKERFTILISPHVNKDARDQYEIRTHKRLIDIVEPTEKTVDALMRLDLAAGVDVQISLG, encoded by the coding sequence ATGCAGAACCAAAGAATTCGTATTCGTTTAAAAGCATTTGATCATAGATTAATTGATCAATCAACCACAGAAATAGTTGAAACAGCGAAAAGAACTGGAGCACAAGTGCGTGGTCCTATACCGCTTCCCACTCGTAAAGAGCGATTTACTATTTTAATTTCTCCGCATGTTAATAAAGACGCTCGTGATCAATATGAAATACGTACGCATAAACGATTAATTGATATAGTAGAACCCACTGAAAAAACTGTTGATGCACTAATGCGACTTGATCTCGCTGCTGGTGTAGATGTTCAAATTAGTTTAGGTTAA
- the tuf gene encoding elongation factor Tu, with translation MSKEKFQRLKPHINVGTIGHVDHGKTTLTAAITTVLSKKYGGSARAFDQIDNAPEEKARGITINTSHVEYDTELRHYAHVDCPGHADYIKNMITGAAQMDGAILVVAATDGPMPQTREHILLGRQVGVPYIIVFLNKCDMVDDEELLELVEMEVRDLLTQYDFPGDNTPIIRGSALKALEGDPEWESKILELSKFLDSYIPEPKRAIDQPFLLPIEDVFSISGRGTVVTGRVEKGIIKVGEEVEIVGIKKTTKTTCTGVEMFRKLLDEGRAGENVGVLLRGTKRDEIERGQVLAKPGSIHPHTTFESEVYVLSKEEGGRHTPFFKGYRPQFYFRTTDVTGSIELPQGVEMVMPGDNIKMTVTLIHPIAMTDGLHFAIREGGKTVGAGVVSKVLA, from the coding sequence ATGTCAAAAGAAAAATTTCAACGTTTAAAACCTCATATTAACGTGGGAACTATCGGCCATGTAGATCATGGAAAAACAACATTAACTGCGGCAATTACTACTGTTTTATCTAAAAAATATGGTGGTTCTGCACGTGCTTTTGATCAAATAGATAATGCTCCAGAAGAAAAAGCTAGAGGTATTACAATAAATACTTCACACGTAGAATATGATACTGAATTAAGACATTATGCGCATGTTGATTGTCCAGGCCATGCAGATTACATCAAGAATATGATCACTGGAGCTGCTCAAATGGATGGAGCTATTTTAGTAGTTGCAGCTACTGATGGACCAATGCCTCAAACACGTGAACATATTTTACTTGGTAGACAAGTAGGCGTTCCCTATATTATTGTATTTTTAAATAAATGCGATATGGTAGATGACGAAGAATTATTGGAGTTAGTAGAAATGGAAGTTCGTGATTTATTAACTCAATATGATTTTCCAGGGGATAACACTCCTATTATTCGCGGTTCTGCATTGAAAGCTTTAGAAGGTGATCCTGAATGGGAATCGAAAATATTAGAGTTATCTAAATTTTTGGATAGTTATATTCCAGAGCCAAAGAGAGCAATTGACCAGCCGTTTTTATTACCTATAGAAGATGTTTTTTCTATATCTGGAAGAGGAACAGTTGTTACTGGAAGAGTAGAAAAAGGAATTATAAAAGTAGGAGAAGAAGTAGAAATTGTAGGAATTAAAAAAACAACTAAAACTACTTGTACTGGCGTAGAAATGTTTAGAAAATTATTAGATGAAGGTCGTGCCGGAGAAAATGTAGGTGTGTTATTACGTGGAACAAAGCGAGATGAAATTGAAAGAGGCCAAGTTTTAGCTAAGCCTGGTAGTATTCATCCACATACAACATTTGAGTCTGAAGTCTATGTTTTATCGAAAGAAGAGGGCGGTCGACATACTCCATTTTTTAAAGGGTATCGTCCTCAGTTTTATTTTCGAACCACTGATGTGACAGGTTCTATTGAATTGCCTCAGGGTGTAGAAATGGTAATGCCAGGAGATAATATAAAAATGACTGTTACTTTAATTCATCCTATCGCTATGACAGATGGATTGCATTTCGCAATACGTGAAGGTGGTAAAACTGTCGGTGCTGGTGTGGTTTCAAAAGTACTAGCTTAA
- the fusA gene encoding elongation factor G, with protein MSRTTPISRYRNIGISAHIDAGKTTTTERILFYTGINHKIGEVHDGAATMDWMEQEQERGITITSAATTAFWSGMGKQFQPHRINIIDTPGHVDFTIEVERSMRVLDGAVMVYCAVGGVQPQSETVWRQADKYNVPRIAFINKMDRMGANFLKSVKQIKTRLGGNPVPLQLPIGSEEHFTGVIDLIKMKAIEWQDFDQGITFTYKDIPSDMHEISEKWHQNLLESAVESNENLMEKYLNGNELSEKEIKLELRKRSLNNEITLITCGSAFKNKGVQALLDAIVEYLPAPNDIQDIKGILNNQTNHPAIRSSNDSAPFSALAFKISNDPFVGNLTFFRVYSGIVKSGDTVFNSVKSQRERFGRIVQMHANKREEIKEVYAGDIAAAIGLKDVTTGDTLCDLNEPIILERMEFPDPVISISVEPRTKADQEKMGIALNRLAKEDPSFRVHTDQESNQTIISGMGELHLEIIVDRMKREFSVDANIGKPQVAYRETILNKVTDVEGKHIKQSGGRGQYGHVVIELFPLEPGGLGYSFVNDIKGGVIPNEYISAIDKGIQEQLKYGPLAGYPVVDIGVRLYFGSYHDVDSSELAFKLAASLAFKNGFKQANPILLEPIMKVEVETPDDYMGDVIGDLNRRRGVIEGMKDLPIGKIIKACVPLSEMFGYATDLRSQTQGRASYSMEFLKYVEAPSSIADSIIQKKK; from the coding sequence ATGTCTCGTACAACACCTATTTCTCGATATCGTAACATTGGAATTAGTGCTCATATAGATGCTGGAAAAACCACTACTACAGAAAGAATTCTTTTTTATACTGGAATTAATCATAAAATTGGTGAAGTACATGATGGAGCAGCAACAATGGATTGGATGGAACAAGAACAAGAGAGAGGAATTACAATTACATCTGCTGCTACTACAGCTTTTTGGAGTGGAATGGGTAAACAATTTCAACCTCATAGGATTAATATTATTGATACCCCTGGACATGTAGATTTTACAATAGAAGTAGAGCGTTCTATGCGTGTTTTAGATGGAGCAGTCATGGTTTATTGCGCAGTAGGTGGTGTTCAGCCTCAATCTGAAACTGTTTGGAGACAGGCTGATAAATATAATGTACCGCGTATAGCTTTTATAAATAAAATGGATCGCATGGGTGCAAATTTTTTAAAATCTGTAAAACAAATTAAAACACGATTAGGAGGAAATCCCGTACCTTTGCAATTACCGATTGGTTCGGAAGAGCATTTTACAGGTGTAATAGATTTAATTAAAATGAAAGCGATTGAATGGCAAGATTTTGATCAAGGAATTACTTTTACCTATAAAGATATTCCTTCAGATATGCATGAAATATCTGAAAAATGGCATCAAAATTTGCTTGAATCTGCTGTTGAATCTAATGAAAATCTTATGGAAAAATACTTAAATGGAAATGAATTATCTGAAAAAGAAATAAAGTTAGAATTAAGAAAGCGATCTTTAAATAATGAAATTACATTGATTACTTGTGGTTCCGCTTTTAAAAACAAAGGAGTTCAAGCACTATTGGATGCAATAGTAGAATATTTACCTGCTCCTAACGATATTCAAGATATTAAAGGTATTTTAAATAATCAAACCAATCATCCTGCTATTAGATCATCAAATGATAGCGCTCCATTTTCAGCTTTGGCTTTTAAAATTTCCAATGATCCATTTGTAGGAAATTTAACATTTTTTAGAGTATATTCAGGAATAGTAAAATCAGGAGATACTGTATTTAATTCTGTTAAATCTCAGCGAGAAAGATTTGGTAGAATTGTTCAAATGCATGCAAATAAAAGAGAAGAAATAAAAGAAGTATATGCAGGTGATATAGCAGCAGCTATTGGACTAAAAGATGTAACTACTGGAGATACACTTTGTGATTTAAACGAACCTATTATATTAGAACGTATGGAATTTCCAGATCCAGTAATATCAATTTCAGTAGAACCTAGAACAAAAGCTGATCAGGAAAAAATGGGTATAGCATTAAATAGATTAGCTAAAGAAGATCCTTCATTTAGAGTTCATACTGATCAGGAATCCAATCAGACAATTATTTCTGGAATGGGCGAGTTGCATCTAGAAATTATTGTCGATCGAATGAAGCGGGAATTTAGTGTAGATGCCAATATTGGAAAACCACAAGTAGCATATCGTGAAACAATTTTAAATAAAGTTACTGACGTTGAAGGAAAACATATTAAACAATCTGGCGGAAGAGGTCAATATGGTCATGTTGTTATAGAGTTGTTTCCACTAGAACCTGGAGGTTTAGGGTATTCGTTTGTTAATGATATCAAAGGCGGGGTGATACCTAATGAGTATATTTCTGCAATTGACAAAGGTATTCAGGAGCAATTGAAATATGGACCATTAGCAGGTTATCCTGTTGTAGATATAGGAGTGCGTCTTTATTTTGGATCTTATCATGATGTTGATTCTTCAGAGCTGGCATTTAAACTTGCAGCTTCTTTAGCTTTTAAAAATGGTTTTAAACAAGCTAATCCTATTTTATTAGAACCTATTATGAAAGTTGAAGTAGAGACACCAGATGATTATATGGGCGATGTTATTGGAGATTTAAATCGTCGTAGGGGCGTTATTGAAGGTATGAAAGATTTACCCATAGGAAAAATTATTAAGGCTTGCGTACCTTTATCTGAAATGTTTGGTTATGCAACTGATTTGCGTTCTCAAACACAAGGAAGAGCTTCCTATTCAATGGAGTTTTTAAAATACGTAGAAGCACCATCTAGTATTGCTGATTCAATTATTCAAAAAAAAAAATAA